Proteins found in one Ptychodera flava strain L36383 chromosome 3, AS_Pfla_20210202, whole genome shotgun sequence genomic segment:
- the LOC139128994 gene encoding B-cell receptor CD22-like: MATITCKANNTFYDGDQGYGESTMLLDVQYGPSIVIRNGSEGVVVEGRKYEAFCDVDANPAAVVYWQHPSGDTTADATLLLDSVSRQQRGEYKCLANNTLWDNSTSSSKESHFLDVQFPPAVAVTPEVPRKLGESVQLRCHAIDANPPDFDYTWFLANGDIFSNATVEIINITRDLHGDQSCTANTPITTEHPPAVNNSRVESKEKDTVVLTCHVDSNPYPSEFQWFYDDVLLSSESTYTINDVTRDDAGNYTCTVTTVFYDDTSATDQGTVYLGVQYLSSVNITILPSTINEGDDVDIHCKASDGNPDSHKIELIFKDEFFATNDSQELHHEITNISPGSSGSYQCRAFTNFYDGTVNYSATREELVVYYSARLIPSEEEEFKIEIGEVVDINCTAHGMPVPSIKWFDGNDREISNEDDNFEIRNHQPIGNVVTSILSVTLADSTCYGEYTMDQIR, translated from the exons ATGGCAACTATAACGTGTAAAGCAAATAACACATTCTATGATGGTGATCAAGGTTATGGAGAGTCTACGATGCTCTTGGACGTGCAGT ATGGACCATCGATCGTCATCAGAAATGGATCAGAGGGTGTAGTAGTCGAAGGGAGAAAATATGAAGCGTTCTGTGATGTTGATGCCAACCCGGCAGCCGTAGTTTACTGGCAGCACCCTTCGGGTGACACGACCGCTGATGCAACGCTACTGCTGGATAGCGTGTCTCGACAACAACGGGGGGAGTACAAGTGTCTTGCAAACAACACGTTGTGGGACAACTCAACATCGTCATCGAAGGAAAGCCACTTCCTTGATGTACAGT TTCCCCCTGCTGTGGCAGTGACACCCGAAGTCCCGAGAAAACTTGGCGAAAGCGTTCAACTTAGATGCCATGCAATTGACGCAAACCCGCCTGATTTTGACTACACGTGGTTCCTCGCCAACGGTGATATTTTTAGCAACGCGACTGTTGAAATAATCAACATAACGCGGGACTTACACGGCGACCAGTCCTGCACGGCAAATACACCTATCACGACGGAAC ATCCTCCTGCCGTAAATAACTCGAGGGTCGAAAGCAAAGAAAAAGACACTGTCGTTTTAACCTGCCATGTTGACTCCAATCCATATCCGTCGGAATTTCAATGGTTCTACGATGATGTATTGCTTTCAAGCGAATCCACATATACTATCAATGACGTCACTCGAGACGACGCTGGCAACTATACGTGTACAGTGACAACAGTCTTCTACGACGACACTAGTGCTACCGACCAGGGTACCGTGTACCTGGGAGTCCAAT ATTTATCCAGCGTGAATATCACAATACTTCCATCCACAATAAACGAAGGAGATGACGTCGATATCCACTGCAAAGCTTCAGACGGAAATCCTGACTCGCATAAAATAGAGCTTATCTTCAAAGATGAATTTTTTGCAACGAACGACAGTCAAGAATTACACCATGAAATCACTAATATCAGCCCTGGAAGTTCTGGATCGTATCAATGTCGAGCATTCACTAATTTTTACGACGGCACTGTCAACTATTCAGCCACCAGGGAGGAGCTCgttgtatatt ATTCAGCACGCCTGATTCCGAGTGAAGAAGAAGAATTCAAGATCGAGATCGGTGAGGTTGTTGACATTAACTGCACTGCTCATGGAATGCCTGTGCCATCAATTAAGTGGTTCGATGGCAATGACAGAGAAATCAGCAACGAAGATGATAATTTCGAGATCAGAAACCATCAACCAATAGGCAACGTGGTTACAAGTATTCTCAGCGTTACACTTGCCGACAGTACCTGCTATGGTGAATAT ACAATGGATCAGATCCGCTGA